The following proteins are encoded in a genomic region of Stutzerimonas balearica DSM 6083:
- a CDS encoding phage head-tail joining protein, with protein sequence MAFTQDDVVRIERAVAKGEHIVRFADRTVEYRSVQELIEARDRMLNELSKVGRRRARLMRLFHAGKGW encoded by the coding sequence ATGGCCTTTACCCAGGACGACGTGGTCCGGATTGAGCGTGCCGTGGCCAAGGGCGAGCACATCGTGCGGTTTGCGGACCGCACCGTGGAATACCGCTCGGTGCAAGAACTCATCGAGGCCCGCGATCGCATGCTCAATGAGCTCTCGAAAGTTGGCAGACGGCGTGCCCGGCTGATGCGCTTGTTTCATGCAGGCAAGGGGTGGTGA
- a CDS encoding phage terminase large subunit family protein has translation MIQTLLTRVRSLWRPPPTMTVSQWADTHLYLSPEDSAESGKYLSDRAPYQRGIMDAFSEPGGEEVVMMSSAQVGKTLILKSLIGYFIDLDPSPILVVQPTIEMGETFSKDRLAPMIRDTPALVGKVRDAKSRDSGNTILKKHFPGGHLTIAGANSAASLSSRPIRVLLCDEVDRYPPSAGTEGDPVNLARKRTATYRARKKVALVSTPTLKGHSRIERAWLQSDQRRYFVPCPHCGHRHVLEWANVLVNETDLAQTALVCPSCGALIRDSDRPLMLAQGQWMAQCPQHPIPGFHLNELYSPWRKLSEIASDFLRARGNPEEEKTWWNTAMGLPFESVGERASADLLAQQREAYAPDHLPAGVLTVTAGVDTQKDRLEIELVGWGAGEESWGIEHIVLHGNPAEPALWQQLDGLLINTRLPTEDGRALRIAACCIDSGGHHVQQVYEFATPRAARNVWAVKGQFGPRPVWPKRQTKSKKYRGHTVRLIGVDTAKDTIYARWQVASGKPGYCHFPMSYDDAWFEQATVEKRVTRIDGRGNEVRAWQKPSGARNEALDCRVYAYAALQGLKIERRLVLAKLAGAVIEGERMTSQHEPVVVTPNEGSPRLRQAPAPAAGTHQSPARRVAASAYLRRR, from the coding sequence ATGATCCAGACCTTGCTAACCCGGGTGCGCTCGCTGTGGCGACCACCCCCGACGATGACGGTGAGCCAATGGGCTGACACGCATCTTTACCTCTCGCCTGAGGACAGTGCGGAGTCCGGCAAGTACCTGAGCGATCGTGCCCCGTATCAGCGCGGCATCATGGATGCGTTCAGCGAACCCGGGGGCGAGGAGGTCGTCATGATGTCCTCGGCGCAGGTGGGCAAGACGCTCATCCTGAAGTCTTTGATTGGCTACTTCATCGATCTCGACCCGTCACCAATCCTGGTCGTGCAGCCCACCATCGAGATGGGAGAGACCTTCTCCAAGGATCGTCTGGCGCCGATGATCCGCGACACCCCAGCCCTGGTCGGCAAGGTGCGCGATGCCAAGAGCCGCGACTCGGGCAACACGATTCTCAAGAAACACTTCCCCGGTGGGCATCTGACGATCGCCGGGGCCAATAGCGCAGCGAGCTTGTCTAGCCGCCCGATCCGGGTCCTGCTCTGTGACGAGGTCGATCGCTACCCACCCTCGGCCGGCACAGAGGGCGACCCGGTCAACCTGGCCCGCAAGCGTACCGCCACCTACCGAGCGCGCAAGAAAGTGGCGCTGGTTTCGACGCCAACCCTCAAGGGGCACAGCCGGATCGAGCGCGCCTGGTTGCAGTCGGACCAGCGACGCTATTTCGTGCCGTGCCCCCATTGCGGCCACCGTCATGTGCTTGAGTGGGCCAATGTGCTGGTCAATGAAACGGACTTGGCGCAAACCGCGTTGGTCTGCCCGTCTTGCGGCGCCCTGATCCGCGACAGCGACCGGCCGCTGATGCTCGCGCAGGGGCAATGGATGGCCCAGTGCCCGCAACACCCGATTCCCGGGTTTCATCTGAATGAGCTCTATTCGCCTTGGCGCAAGCTCTCGGAGATCGCCAGCGATTTCCTGCGCGCCCGGGGCAACCCGGAAGAAGAAAAGACCTGGTGGAACACCGCCATGGGACTGCCCTTCGAAAGCGTGGGCGAGCGAGCCAGTGCCGACCTGCTGGCCCAGCAGCGCGAAGCGTACGCACCGGATCACCTACCGGCAGGCGTGTTGACCGTCACCGCTGGCGTGGACACGCAAAAGGATCGACTGGAAATCGAGCTCGTGGGCTGGGGTGCGGGTGAGGAGTCTTGGGGTATCGAGCACATCGTGCTGCACGGCAACCCGGCGGAACCCGCGCTGTGGCAGCAACTGGATGGCTTGTTGATCAACACCCGTCTGCCCACCGAGGACGGCCGGGCACTGCGTATTGCTGCCTGCTGTATCGACTCTGGCGGCCACCATGTGCAGCAAGTGTATGAGTTCGCCACCCCGCGCGCGGCGCGCAACGTCTGGGCGGTCAAAGGCCAGTTCGGCCCCCGCCCGGTCTGGCCCAAGCGGCAGACGAAGTCCAAAAAGTACCGGGGCCACACGGTGCGCCTGATTGGTGTCGACACCGCCAAGGACACGATCTATGCGCGCTGGCAGGTTGCGTCAGGTAAACCTGGCTACTGCCACTTTCCGATGTCGTATGACGACGCCTGGTTCGAGCAGGCCACTGTCGAAAAACGTGTGACCCGCATCGATGGCAGAGGCAATGAGGTGCGCGCCTGGCAGAAACCCTCCGGGGCGCGCAACGAAGCGCTGGACTGCCGCGTGTATGCCTATGCCGCGCTGCAGGGACTCAAGATCGAGCGCCGCCTGGTGCTGGCCAAACTGGCTGGCGCAGTCATCGAAGGCGAGCGCATGACATCGCAACACGAGCCCGTCGTCGTCACGCCCAACGAGGGCTCGCCTCGACTGAGGCAAGCGCCGGCGCCTGCTGCCGGAACCCACCAATCACCAGCCCGTCGGGTCGCGGCATCCGCCTATCTGCGCCGACGCTGA